One Globicephala melas chromosome 6, mGloMel1.2, whole genome shotgun sequence genomic window carries:
- the PDCL gene encoding phosducin-like protein, whose product MTTLDDKLLGEKLQYYYSSSEDEDSDHEDKDRVRGALAGSSMPADAELAGEAISVNTGPKGVINDWRRFKQLETEQREEQCREMEKLIKKLSMSCRSHVDEEEEQRKQKDLQEKISGKMTLKDFAMMNEDQDDEEFLQRYRKQRMEEMRQQLHQGPQFKQVFEIPSGEGFLDMIDKEQKSTLIMVHIYEDGIPGTEAMNGCMICLAAEYPAVKFCRVKSSVIGASSRFTRNALPALLIYKGGELIGNFVRVTDQLGEDFFAVDLEAFLQEFGLLPEKEVLLVTSVRNSATCHSEDSDLEID is encoded by the exons ATGACGACCCTGGATGATAAGTTACTGGGAGAGAAGCTGCAGTACTACTACAGCAGCAGCGAGGATGAGGACAGCGACCACGAGGACAAGGACAGAGTCAGGGGTGCCCTGGCCGGCAGTTCCATGCCTGCAGATGCTGAGTTGGCAGGCGAAGCCATCTCAGTTAACACAG GTCCAAAAGGCGTGATCAATGACTGGCGCCGCTTCAAACAGCTGGAGACGGAGCAGCGGGAGGAGCAGTGCCGGGAGATGGAGAAGCTGATCAAGAAGCTGTCCATGAGCTGCAGGTCCCATGTGGACGAAGAGGAGGAGCAGCGGAAGCAGAAGGACCTCCAGGAGAAGATCAGTGGGAAG ATGACTCTGAAGGACTTTGCCATGATGAACGAGGACCAAGACGACGAGGAGTTCCTGCAGCGGTACCGGAAGCAGAGGATGGAAGAGATGCGGCAGCAGCTCCACCAGGGGCCCCAGTTCAAGCAGGTTTTTGAAATCCCCAGTGGAGAAGGGTTTCTGGACATGATTGACAAAGAACAGAAGAGCACCCTCATCATGGTCCATATTTACGAGGACGGCATCCCAGGGACCGAAGCCATGAACGGTTGCATGATCTGCCTGGCCGCGGAGTACCCAGCCGTCAAGTTCTGCCGGGTGAAGAGCTCGGTGATCGGGGCCAGCAGTCGCTTCACCAGGAACGCCCTTCCCGCCCTGCTCATCTACAAGGGGGGCGAGCTGATTGGCAACTTTGTCCGTGTCACTGACCAGCTGGGGGAAGATTTCTTTGCGGTGGACCTTGAAGCTTTCCTCCAGGAGTTTGGATTGCTTCCAGAAAAGGAAGTCTTGTTGGTAACCTCTGTGCGTAACTCAGCCACCTGCCACAGCGAGGATAGCGATTTGGAAATAGATTGA
- the OR1K1 gene encoding LOW QUALITY PROTEIN: olfactory receptor 1K1 (The sequence of the model RefSeq protein was modified relative to this genomic sequence to represent the inferred CDS: substituted 1 base at 1 genomic stop codon) gives MGWTGTGRELTDYLLRGSMNVHVPVAVHGARCPREQESVNDPAVEWNPWGPRQRSSPAVDAANETSEGTPFTLLGLTTNPGQQRPLFVLFLVLYVAGILGNGLIVAVIRASPALHAPMYFLPAQLSFDDLCFTSITVPKMLANLMAHDRSISLAGCLTQMYFFFALGVTDSCLLAAMAYDRYVAIRHPLRYATRMSRAVCTALVGTAWLVSHVHSLLHILLMAHLSFCASHQAPHFFCDHQPLLRLSCSDTRHIQLVIFTEGAAVVVTPFLLIFASXGAIAAAVLQLSTCGSHLAMVGLFYGTVTAVYFQPMSRYEAKWGRVASVTYTVVMPMLNPVIYSLRNRDVQGLLRALFTRQRISAGDS, from the exons ATGGGGTGGACGGGCACTGGTAGAGAGCTGACAGACTACCTGCTCAGAGGAAGCATGAATGTGCATGTCCCAGTAGCTGTGCACGGTGCCAGGTGCCCCCGTGAACAGGAGTCTGTAA ATGACCCAGCAGTAGAATGGAACCCCTGGGGTCCCAGACAAAGAAGCAGCCCAGCCGTGGATGCTGCCAATGAGACTTCAGAAGGAACCCCATTCACCCTACTAGGACTAACAACAAATCCTGGACAGCAGCGGCCTCTCTTTGTCCTATTTTTGGTCCTGTATGTGGCGGGCATCCTGGGTAATGGACTCATTGTGGCCGTCATCCGAGCCAGTCCAGCCCTTCATGCACCCATGTACTTCCTGCCGGCCCAGCTGTCCTTTGATGACCTCTGCTTTACCTCCATCACTGTACCCAAGATGTTGGCCAACCTGATGGCCCATGACCGCTCCATCTCCCTGGCTGGCTGCCTGACCCAAATGTACTTCTTCTTTGCCCTGGGTGTAACTGACAGCTGCCTCCTGGCTGCCATGGCTTATGACCGCTACGTGGCCATCCGGCACCCCCTCCGCTATGCCACGAGGATGTCCCGGGCTGTGTGCACAGCGTTGGTGGGGACTGCGTGGCTCGTGTCCCATGTCCACTCCCTCCTGCATATCCTGCTTATGGCCCACCTGTCCTTCTGTGCCTCCCACCAAGCGCCCCACTTCTTCTGTGACCACCAGCCTCTCTTAAGGCTCTCGTGCTCTGACACCCGCCACATCCAGCTCGTCATCTTCACCGAGGGTGCCGCGGTGGTAGTCACTCCCTTCCTACTCATCTTCGCCTCCTAGGGGGCCATCGCAGCTGCGGTGCTCCAGCTGTCCACCTGTGGCTCCCATCTGGCCATGGTGGGCCTCTTCTACGGGACAGTCACTGCAGTCTACTTCCAGCCCATGTCCCGGTATGAGGCCAAGTGGGGCCGAGTGGCCAGCGTCACGTACACTGTCGTCATGCCTATGCTGAACCCTGTCATCTACAGCCTCCGGAATCGCGATGTGCAGGGGCTGCTCAGAGCCCTTTTCACTCGGCAAAGGATCTCAGCTGGTGACTCCTGA